The proteins below come from a single Chloroflexota bacterium genomic window:
- a CDS encoding redoxin domain-containing protein, whose product MKRSWPRSQSTSWWSALLAPAAALCLLAAAACGDAEPATAPDSDAAVSTDSSPATADSVTATTDSAPEPSTPIGHEVGNLAPDFTVETVAGESFNLSEVTAAGSPVLLYFFTTW is encoded by the coding sequence ATGAAGCGAAGTTGGCCCCGGTCCCAGAGCACGAGCTGGTGGTCCGCGCTTCTTGCGCCGGCGGCAGCCCTTTGCCTGCTGGCCGCGGCGGCGTGCGGCGACGCGGAGCCCGCCACCGCTCCGGATAGCGACGCAGCCGTGTCGACGGACTCCAGCCCCGCCACTGCCGACTCGGTGACGGCCACGACGGACTCCGCGCCAGAGCCGAGCACTCCCATCGGGCACGAGGTTGGCAACCTGGCGCCGGACTTCACGGTGGAGACCGTCGCGGGCGAGTCGTTCAACCTGTCCGAGGTCACGGCAGCGGGGTCGCCGGTTCTCCTCTACTTCTTCACAACGTGGTGA